The Streptomyces armeniacus genomic interval TCGTGGGTGAGGCGCGTACGGACGCACTGCCGCCAGTTCCAGCGGCGGCACGTGACGCCCGCGTCGTCGCGCCACACGACCTCGCCCGGGCGCGGGTTCTCCACGGCCGGTTCGCCGCCGGCGGTGATCTCGAACGGTTCGGTGCCGTCCGCCCGTACGAGCCGTGCCGCGCCCTGGTAGTGGTCCAGGTCCTCGCCGCCCAGCGGCAGGACGTGCGCGATGGAGACCGCGTTGTAGAGATCCGTCAGCCGGTCCACCCGCGGCAGCCCGGCGTCCAGCCGGCGCAGCAGGGCCTCGGCGCTGGGCCGCGTACGCTGCGGCTTGGCGCCGAAGGCGCGGAACGCGTCGCGCCACGCGGCGAGATGGGGGTGCTCCTCCACGGGCGTGTCCGCGAACCGTGCGCGGGCCTGCGTCTCGGCGGCGGCGAGCACGCGCTCGCTGAAGTCGTCGCCGGGGCCCGGCCGCAGGCCGTCGGCCACGATGAGCAGCGCGCGGTAGTCCGGGCGCAGCT includes:
- a CDS encoding B3/B4 domain-containing protein, yielding MSLDALDTKRWLDAASIDPAVLELRPDYRALLIVADGLRPGPGDDFSERVLAAAETQARARFADTPVEEHPHLAAWRDAFRAFGAKPQRTRPSAEALLRRLDAGLPRVDRLTDLYNAVSIAHVLPLGGEDLDHYQGAARLVRADGTEPFEITAGGEPAVENPRPGEVVWRDDAGVTCRRWNWRQCVRTRLTHDTTRAMFVFDALGPMTDDELAAAGDALTATLVEGSPGAQTVSRIVAG